Within bacterium, the genomic segment ATGAAATTGGCCAAGGTGTCAGTCGGCTTGTTGATAAACTTCGATGTCGAGCTTTTAAAGCAAGGGAGCAGAAGATTCTTTTTGTAAAATCTTCGTGCACTTGGTGGTTTTTACAGCTTGCCAACCCAAGCGTTAACCAGATGCAGCCCCCTCTCCATTCCCATCCGCCGCTGCACTGGTTACGCTTGTCGTTAAAGTCCTGTAACCTTGACCACCCGAGCGGCTCAACGAAAGATCGAGCATGTACGCAGGGCTCCGCAGGGCCTGCAGAGGCTGCCCGCCTTCATGGAATTCAGCGAGTCCCCATGAAAAACGCCGGCGCTGGATGCGTCGGCGTTTTCACAACCGGAAACAAGACCGGCACAATCATAGAGGCCTCGCCGGGATACGCGCTATCTCTGCACGCGCGCAGATCCTCCTTTGGCGAACGCTTCCACCTCGGGCAACTTGGCCAGGCTGATATCGCCGGGAAAAGTGGTGAGCAGAGCACCATGCGCCCAGCCAAGACGGAGCGCTTGTTCCGGCGTCTTGCCGGTGATCAGACCGTAGAGTAGACCGGAGGCAAACCCGTCTCCACCGCCGATACGGTCCACTACGTCCAGTTGGCAGGTCGGGCTGATAAACCGCTGCCCATCCAACCACAGCACCGCGCCCCAATCGTGTCGATTGGTGGAGTGCACCTCGCGCAGAGTGGTGGCCACCATCTTGATGTTGGGGAATTGCTCCACCACTTTTTCGATCATCTGAAAAAATGTCTCCGAATCCAGCTTGGACTTGGCGGCGACCTCAGGGCCGCGTATGCCGAGTCCCAGCTGCAAATCCTCCTCATTGCCGATGAGTGCATCCACATGGCTGACGATGCGGCGCAGCACAGATTGCGCCTTTTGCAGGCCGCCGATCGGAGCCCATAGTTTAGCCCGATAGTTCAGATCAAACGAATTGATGGCGCCTGCCGCGTGGGCCGCCTGCATGGCTTCGATGATCAGTTCAGAGGTGGTCTCAGACAAGGCGGCAAAAATGCCGCCGGAGTGAAACCAGCGCACGCCAGGGGCGAACAGGGCTTTCCAATCGAAATCTCCGGGTTTGAGCAGCGCCCCCGCCTCATTCGAGCGATTATAAAAGACAACCGGCGGACGTACGCCCTGCCCGCGATCGCTGTAGACCGTGGCGATGTTGGGACCGCGCACGCCGTCATGGTCGAACCATTTGTAAAAGGGGGTCACCCCGGTTTCGCGGATACGGCTCTGTACCAGTTCGCCGATGCCGTACCGCACCATGGCGGTGGCGATGCCGGTCTTTAGGCCGAAACAATCAGAGAGATTCGCCGCCACGTTATACTCTCCGCCGGATACATGGATGTCAAAAGTACGCGCCTTGCGAAACGGGATAATACCGGGATCCAGGCGATGCACCACTGCACCCAGGGAGAGAAAATCCAATCCACACTCGTCTTGTCGAATGTTCAATCCGTTCATCAGTTCACCTCAATAAATGATTCATCGGTTAAAAATAAAAGACAGGCAAAATTCTTTTCAGATCAAACTCTTTCCCTCCCCACGCCGGCCGGCAGTCCTTGCTTTGTAAAGACGTCACGCCTTTGCGCCGTCCCCGTTTGCCGTGGATCACTCGGTGCGCTTGTCCGCATAGCCGGGCACATACTCGGCGCGTTTGATTTTATTCGTCGGCGTTTTAATGAAAGGAGAAGATTGCTCGATGATGCGGTTGATCTTGGAAAAAGCCGGCAGCTGCTCGTTCACCTGACGACGCACGTCCTCCAGAATCGTAGAGATATCCTCCGCCATGGCGGTCTCAGTCTGGTTTTGGTGCAACGTCTCGATGTATCCGTAATTGGGATAGATGCGGGCGACCAGCTGATGGTCGAGCATGTAGACCAGAGCCTCCTCGACAAAACGGTTCTCCGCGAGTTTGGCCTCGATCACCTCGGGATAGATATTTTCTCCGGAGGAGCCGATGATGACGTTTTTAGATCGACCGGTGATAAACAAAAATCCATCCTTGTCCAGATAGCCGCGATCGCCGCTGATGAACCATCCGTCAGCGGTCAGCGCCTTGGCCGTCGCCTCCTGGTTTTTATAATATCCCTTCATCACCTGCGGGCCGCGTATCCAGATCTCCCCGATGCCGGTCGTTGGATCCGGATCCTGAATCCTGATCTGTGTATCGGTGATGGCGTGACCCGGGGACCCCATCTTTTGTTCGCGCATGGAAGAAAAGGTGACCAAAGGGCTGCATTCGCTCAGGCCGTAGCCGCAGCAATAGGGAATACCGCCTTGTTTCAGGAACGTCTCCACCTCAGGTGAAAAACTGGCGCCGCCGATGATGACGCAGCGAAGCCGTCCGCCCAACGCCTGATAGACTTTTTTCCCCACGATTTT encodes:
- a CDS encoding sugar kinase, translating into MNGLNIRQDECGLDFLSLGAVVHRLDPGIIPFRKARTFDIHVSGGEYNVAANLSDCFGLKTGIATAMVRYGIGELVQSRIRETGVTPFYKWFDHDGVRGPNIATVYSDRGQGVRPPVVFYNRSNEAGALLKPGDFDWKALFAPGVRWFHSGGIFAALSETTSELIIEAMQAAHAAGAINSFDLNYRAKLWAPIGGLQKAQSVLRRIVSHVDALIGNEEDLQLGLGIRGPEVAAKSKLDSETFFQMIEKVVEQFPNIKMVATTLREVHSTNRHDWGAVLWLDGQRFISPTCQLDVVDRIGGGDGFASGLLYGLITGKTPEQALRLGWAHGALLTTFPGDISLAKLPEVEAFAKGGSARVQR